The Haemorhous mexicanus isolate bHaeMex1 chromosome 5, bHaeMex1.pri, whole genome shotgun sequence genome contains a region encoding:
- the LOC132328197 gene encoding cadherin-related family member 5-like, with amino-acid sequence MAAASCPALLAACLALHLATARGDGCSGFGNLFTEIAENSAHGSLVARLPPPGDAGGAGGGAGLQLCLVGADAAWFYLDGRSVRLNVSAGRALDREELESPVLMVALTCAEDGSSPVEFRIIVQVLNENDNRPHFQGATVLTHNVSELAPVHSVVFSAQAEDADGDTLMYVIDTASPDARFFRIDLPNSGRVVLARALDFESRRHLEVVVTAVEMNTRERFNASARVRVNVLDGDDQYPQFLPCTPRAPHSPPVCTSPVYTANVTEGQLQGGPLSFSPGAVYAEDGDRGLRAAITYSLLAGQESSRFHIDNVTGAITLLRAVESSRQTPEICLSVMASQVNDPSKYAVARALVRVLAPNRHPPRFPRARYRAFVPAAPRRAALLLTFGGQVLALRAHDPDFPEGVNPQVRYTLSQGANQSQQLFQVMPNGLLVAQADQLRPGQSYRLQVLARDEESGETSNTTVELEVLWPGQAAPRDPSEPAAGRGVPAGAVAGGAGALLLLGAVLLLALLALRARRRRRRQQRTADRAALAIEKHPNVSLRWFQPVQAGKSPPSPPRLYYPNEGYSEANSVGRPGGGSPGGGSPAGSPPAPRGSPSPPRAPSPGEVPGGPAEGGGSPAAGGRRGAPGALPALEEVSEESLEEAPGGDPRGPPPLLQLLEDSIEC; translated from the exons atggcGGCCGCGTCCTGCCCGGCGCTCCTGGCCGCCTGCCTGGCGCTGCACCTGGCCACAG CCCGGGGCGACGGCTGCAGCGGCTTCGGGAACCTGTTCACGGAGATCGCGGAGAACAGCGCCCACGGCAGCCTGGTGGCGCGGCTGCCCCCGCCGGGGGacgcggggggcgcggggggcggcgccggcctccagctctgcctggtggGCGCCGACGCCGCCTGGTTCTACCTGGACGGGCGCAGCGTCCGGCTCAACGTCTCGGCCGGGCGGGCGCTGGACCGAGAG GAGCTGGAGTCCCCGGTGCTGATGGTGGCCCTGACGTGTGCCGAGGACGGCTCCTCCCCG GTCGAGTTCCGGATCATCGTCCAGGTCCTCAACGAGAACGACAACCGGCCCCACTTCCAGGGGGCCACTGTCCTCACCCACAACGTCAGCGAG CTGGCGCCGGTGCACTCGGTGGTGTTCAGCGCCCAGGCCGAGGACGCGGACGGGGACACGCTCATGTACGTCATCGACACGGCCTCG CCCGACGCCCGCTTCTTCCGCATCGACCTCCCGAACAGCGGCCGCGTGGTGCTGGCGCGGGCCCTCGACTTCGAGAGCCGGCGGCACCTCGAGGTGGTCGTGACCGCCGTG GAGATGAACACCCGGGAGCGGTTCAACGCCTCGGCGCGGGTGCGGGTCAATGTGCTGGACGGGGATGACCAGTACCCCCAGTTCCTGCCCTGCACCCCCCGcgccccccacagcccccccgtCTGCACCAGCCCCGTCTACACCGCCAACGTCACCGAGGGACAGCTCCAG ggCGGTCCCCTGAGCTTCAGCCCCGGCGCCGTCTATGCAGAGGACGGGGACAGGGGGCTGCGGGCGGCCATCACCTACTCCCTGCTGGCAG gtcaggagagcagcaggttCCACATCGACAACGTCACCGGGGCCATTACGCTGCTGCGGGCGGTGGAGAGCAGCCGCCAGACCCCCGAGATCTGCCTCAGCGTCATG gccTCGCAGGTGAACGACCCCTCCAAGTACGCGGTGGCGCGGGCCCTGGTGCGGGTGCTGGCCCCGAACCGGCACCCGCCGCGCTTCCCCCGCGCCCGGTACCGCGCGTTCGtgcccgcggccccgcgccgcgccgcccTGCTGCTCACCTTCGGCGGGCAGGTGCTCGCCCTGCGCGCACACGACCCCGACTTCCCCGAG GGGGTGAATCCCCAGGTGCGCTACACCCTGAGCCAGGGCGCCaaccagagccagcagctgttCCAGGTGATGCCCAACGGGCTCCTGGTGGCCCAGGCGGATCAGCTGCGGCCCGGGCAGAGCTACCGCCTGCAG GTGCTGGCACGGGACGAGGAATCGGGCGAGACCTCGAACACGACggtggagctggaggtgctgtggccagggcaggcag ccccccgggacccctcggAGCCGGCGGCCGGGCGGGGGGTGCCGGCGGGGGCGGtggcggggggcgcgggggcgCTGCTCCTGCTCGGGGCCGTGCTCCTGCTGGCGCTCCTGGCGCtgcgggcgcggcggcggcggcggcggcagcagcgcaCGGCGGACCGGGCGGCGCTCGCCATCGAGAAGCACCCCAACGTG AGCCTGAGGTGGTTCCAGCCG GTGCAGGCCGGCAAgtcccccccgagccccccgcgGCTCTACTACCCCAACGAGGGCTACAGCGAG GCCAACTCCGTGGGGCGGCCGGGGGGGGGCTCGCCCGGGGGGGGATCCCCGGCGGGGTCGCCCCCGGCCCCCCgcggcagccccagccccccccgcgcccccagccccggcgAGGTGCCGGGGGGTCCCGCGGAGGGGGGGGGCAGCCCCGCGGCCGGGGGGCGCCGGGGGGCGCCGGGGGCGCTGCCCGCGCTGGAGGAGGTGAGCGAGGAGAGCCTGGAGGAGGCGCCGGGGGGCGACCCCCGCGGGCCCCCCccgctgctgcagctgctcgaGGACTCCATCGAGTGCTGA